A section of the Alphaproteobacteria bacterium genome encodes:
- a CDS encoding SufD family Fe-S cluster assembly protein — protein sequence VIDHAVPGGFSRELNKAVLDDESRGVFQGKIIVAPGAQKTDGKMMSQALLLSEQAEADHKPELEIFADDVQCGHGATAGALDQDLLFYVKARGLPQKEAEALLIAAFVGEAFEAIEHQDVEEALMVVAQGWLAARP from the coding sequence TGGTGATCGATCATGCGGTGCCTGGGGGCTTCAGCCGCGAGCTCAATAAGGCCGTGCTCGACGATGAAAGCCGTGGCGTGTTCCAGGGCAAGATCATTGTCGCGCCCGGGGCCCAGAAGACTGACGGCAAGATGATGTCCCAGGCCCTGCTTCTGTCCGAGCAGGCCGAGGCCGACCATAAGCCGGAGCTGGAGATCTTCGCTGATGACGTGCAATGCGGGCACGGTGCGACCGCGGGCGCGCTCGACCAGGATCTCCTGTTCTACGTCAAAGCGCGCGGCCTGCCGCAGAAAGAAGCCGAGGCGCTCTTGATCGCGGCCTTCGTCGGGGAGGCTTTTGAGGCAATTGAGCATCAGGACGTCGAGGAGGCACTGATGGTGGTCGCGCAGGGGTGGCTTGCCGCACGCCCCTGA